One Rhodothermales bacterium genomic window carries:
- a CDS encoding SMC family ATPase, translating into MVPVELRVSNFLSYGAETEPLDFQSFHVACLSGRNGQGKSALLDAITWALWGEARKSSGSHKPDEELLRIGATRMRVELVFDVEGTRYRVLRGYARSASGKTSKPELELHVMGESPDQGKPLTRASIRETQEVLDELLGLDYQTFINSAFLLQGRSDEFTKKRPNERKDILARILNLEKYERLSLAARDRERVYSETADRLNEAIERLGRSLEAEAACRQDRDALQAEIEAGTALLEEAAAGEAEALRLLAEQEGKLRERDATQATLQRLASERTHIDESAAELTRQIAGAEAILAKAEAIESAYERLQTLQVERDALDEKRDLYRGVEKQIEQRTHTLRETVTGLEKKIHALEIEERGLDESRRDMELQLRELPEVLRNIEAAKRASGEVDRLLAAVEQRNALQETVSRLEQTLVGLREALVGEQRQLAQQLARRRGFEQERRQWETARDRLAHELARKEEVDRLAESLMSEGQAIKEAIRQKEGMIEGTEAEIQRLAGKTRLIEAAAEGDCPTCGQPLTAAHRDTVRAQYDAERLALEKALREARDWIAEQEKRRDDLRGRYRDAREEQQRLSTLADQLVAADAQGADLERRQVEFDQVEDRLGELTRQIDRHAFGEAQRTELDAALAARDAIAIDEQALEAARTQRARLQHDEERRRFLLQLEARHETSGKQLDRVRRDLAEAREALVSGEAVRASQTALARLREQLAAIGFDPERFDAIRQELRTLGQAGLDYKALADARLQLPAWNEQRGRLEQRRAGVETEHLTLRKHLEALTKALPDIETLQRDAAERRERREAIAARLREMDVRSGELNAQLERFERDRIELKEARTTLKETEHERRLYRHLRAAFGKNGIPSLIIEETLPDIEVRANALLDRLSDGRMHVRLETLKDKKTGGTKETLEIIITDEQGVARPYETFSGGEAFRVNFALRIALSQLLAERQGVRIRTLGIDEGFGTQDEQGIQNLIEAIQVIQDDFDKILVITHLEQLKEAFPVRIEVEKHPVLGSQFQVLGV; encoded by the coding sequence ATGGTTCCGGTAGAACTTCGTGTTAGCAATTTTCTGAGCTATGGCGCGGAGACGGAGCCGCTCGACTTCCAGTCCTTCCACGTCGCCTGCCTTTCCGGCCGCAACGGCCAGGGCAAATCCGCGCTGCTCGACGCCATAACCTGGGCGCTCTGGGGCGAAGCGAGAAAATCCAGCGGGAGCCACAAACCGGACGAGGAGCTGCTGCGCATCGGGGCTACCCGCATGCGGGTCGAGCTGGTGTTCGACGTAGAGGGCACACGCTACCGCGTCCTGCGCGGCTACGCCCGGTCGGCCTCGGGGAAAACCAGCAAACCGGAACTCGAACTCCACGTCATGGGGGAGTCGCCCGACCAGGGCAAGCCGCTGACGAGGGCCTCCATCCGCGAGACGCAGGAGGTGCTGGATGAACTCCTCGGCCTGGATTATCAGACCTTCATCAACTCGGCGTTCCTCCTCCAGGGACGCTCGGATGAGTTTACCAAAAAGCGCCCCAACGAACGCAAGGACATCCTCGCCCGTATCCTGAACCTGGAAAAATACGAACGGCTGTCCCTGGCTGCGCGCGATCGGGAGCGTGTCTATTCTGAAACGGCGGACCGGCTCAACGAGGCGATCGAACGGCTCGGGCGCTCCCTCGAAGCGGAGGCGGCATGCCGGCAGGATCGCGACGCGCTGCAGGCGGAAATCGAGGCCGGCACGGCCCTGCTCGAGGAAGCGGCGGCCGGCGAGGCCGAGGCGTTACGGCTTCTCGCCGAACAGGAAGGCAAGTTGCGGGAACGAGACGCCACGCAGGCGACCTTGCAGCGCCTCGCGAGCGAACGGACGCACATCGACGAAAGCGCGGCCGAACTCACCCGGCAGATCGCGGGCGCGGAGGCCATCCTGGCGAAGGCCGAGGCCATCGAGTCGGCCTACGAACGGTTGCAAACCCTCCAGGTGGAACGCGACGCGCTCGATGAGAAACGCGACCTGTACCGCGGCGTCGAGAAACAGATCGAGCAGCGCACCCACACCTTGCGGGAGACGGTGACGGGGCTTGAGAAGAAAATCCATGCGCTCGAGATCGAGGAGCGCGGTCTCGACGAGAGCCGGCGTGACATGGAATTGCAGCTGCGCGAACTGCCCGAGGTCCTGCGCAACATTGAGGCGGCGAAGCGCGCCTCGGGTGAGGTCGATCGCTTGCTCGCGGCCGTCGAGCAGCGGAACGCGCTGCAGGAGACCGTCAGCCGGCTTGAGCAGACCCTCGTCGGGCTCCGCGAGGCGTTGGTGGGCGAGCAGCGCCAGCTCGCGCAACAGCTGGCGCGCCGGCGCGGTTTCGAGCAGGAACGCCGGCAGTGGGAAACGGCGCGGGACCGGCTGGCGCATGAACTCGCGCGGAAAGAGGAGGTGGACCGGCTGGCCGAGTCGCTGATGAGCGAGGGGCAGGCGATCAAAGAAGCCATCCGTCAGAAGGAGGGCATGATCGAGGGGACCGAGGCGGAGATCCAGCGCCTCGCCGGCAAAACCCGCCTCATCGAAGCGGCGGCCGAAGGGGATTGCCCGACCTGTGGGCAGCCGCTGACGGCGGCGCACCGCGATACGGTCCGAGCGCAGTACGATGCCGAACGGCTTGCGCTGGAAAAGGCGCTTCGGGAGGCGCGGGACTGGATCGCGGAGCAGGAAAAGCGGCGCGACGACCTGCGGGGCCGCTACCGGGACGCGCGGGAGGAGCAACAGCGGCTCTCGACCCTGGCCGATCAGCTGGTAGCCGCGGATGCCCAGGGAGCGGATCTCGAACGGCGTCAGGTCGAGTTCGATCAGGTCGAGGATCGGCTGGGCGAGCTGACGCGACAGATCGACCGCCATGCGTTCGGCGAAGCCCAGCGCACGGAACTCGACGCCGCCCTGGCCGCCCGCGATGCCATCGCGATCGACGAGCAGGCGCTGGAAGCGGCGCGTACCCAGCGCGCCCGGCTCCAGCACGACGAGGAGCGCCGGCGTTTTCTACTGCAACTCGAGGCGCGCCACGAAACGAGCGGTAAACAGCTGGATCGGGTTCGGCGCGATCTGGCCGAGGCGCGCGAGGCGCTCGTGTCCGGAGAGGCGGTGCGCGCGTCGCAGACGGCGCTGGCGCGGTTGCGCGAGCAGCTGGCAGCGATCGGGTTCGATCCCGAGCGCTTCGATGCGATCCGCCAGGAGCTGCGCACCCTCGGGCAAGCCGGCCTGGACTACAAGGCCCTCGCGGATGCGCGCCTCCAGCTGCCGGCCTGGAACGAGCAGCGCGGCCGTCTTGAACAGCGGCGCGCCGGCGTCGAGACGGAACACCTTACGCTGCGCAAACACCTCGAGGCGCTCACGAAGGCGCTGCCGGATATTGAGACGCTCCAGCGGGATGCCGCCGAGCGGAGGGAGCGCCGCGAGGCGATCGCGGCCCGCCTCCGGGAGATGGATGTCCGAAGCGGTGAACTCAACGCGCAACTGGAGCGCTTCGAGCGGGATCGCATCGAACTCAAGGAGGCCCGAACGACGCTGAAGGAAACCGAGCACGAACGCCGGCTCTACCGGCATCTGCGCGCCGCCTTCGGAAAAAACGGCATCCCTTCCCTGATCATCGAAGAGACGCTGCCCGACATCGAAGTGCGCGCCAACGCGCTGCTGGATCGGCTGTCGGACGGGCGCATGCACGTGCGGCTGGAAACGCTCAAGGACAAAAAAACGGGCGGCACGAAGGAAACGCTGGAGATCATCATCACGGATGAACAGGGCGTCGCCCGGCCTTACGAGACGTTTTCAGGCGGCGAGGCATTCCGGGTCAACTTCGCGCTGCGGATCGCGCTCTCGCAGCTGCTGGCCGAGCGCCAGGGCGTGCGCATCCGCACCCTCGGGATCGATGAAGGCTTTGGCACGCAAGACGAGCAGGGCATTCAGAACCTGATCGAGGCCATTCAGGTCATCCAGGACGATTTCGACAAGATCCTCGTCATCACGCATCTCGAACAGCTCAAAGAGGCGTTTCCGGTCCGCATCGAGGTCGAGAAACACCCCGTTCTGGGGTCGCAGTTCCAGGTACTGGGCGTCTAG
- a CDS encoding CvpA family protein, whose protein sequence is MGTLDLVILVVIVIGLARGFSTGGIRQLFSLAGILFAFVFAAQLMHTVGERLAGSTGISPGLAPIVGFVAIFLVIQVAAYAVSRLLESFLKALKLGIINRVVGGAIGAFKATLVLSLVFFVFGFVGIPEPATQDASLFYRTVSAVLPGTWNYVSERLPLLNRIDLRGGAAAGQGAGDSAMPASQQ, encoded by the coding sequence ATGGGTACCCTGGATCTGGTCATTCTGGTCGTCATCGTCATCGGCCTGGCCCGCGGTTTTTCGACCGGCGGCATTCGTCAGCTGTTCAGCCTGGCGGGCATTCTCTTCGCGTTTGTCTTCGCCGCCCAGCTCATGCATACCGTCGGCGAACGCCTGGCAGGGAGCACGGGCATCTCGCCGGGGCTGGCGCCCATCGTCGGGTTCGTCGCGATCTTTCTCGTCATTCAGGTGGCCGCCTACGCGGTCTCCCGGCTGCTCGAGTCGTTTCTCAAGGCGCTGAAGCTGGGCATCATCAACCGCGTGGTGGGCGGCGCGATCGGCGCCTTCAAGGCGACGCTCGTCCTGAGCCTGGTCTTTTTTGTCTTCGGCTTCGTGGGGATTCCCGAGCCCGCCACGCAGGATGCGTCGCTCTTCTACCGCACCGTGTCGGCGGTGCTGCCCGGGACGTGGAATTATGTCTCGGAGCGGCTGCCGCTGCTCAATCGGATCGATCTGCGCGGGGGCGCCGCAGCCGGTCAGGGCGCCGGCGACAGCGCGATGCCGGCTTCCCAGCAATGA
- a CDS encoding polysaccharide biosynthesis tyrosine autokinase, giving the protein MDNNSFPVSRGYYQNLPAPQMGPPDPRFMGPMYGRKETDAKTAIHEALEILRLGKWYIIGIGALVFTAVAIFTFTTKPVYEASTLLLVDIKASENEQKLALDFVKGTQINDAKLANQTLILQQSTEIAKRTADRLVEMRTLPVTGAPLAILEESTSISNLAQLLQDEYLAIKPANSDNSADALVISATSSSAEEAALIANVYAEEYVHQTEDMSKERLTQQRIFLEQQFAEKKVELDELESRLANYMNREGATALDDQARYTVAQLAQMQAMLDDARIEQSMHESTLLTLEQELMDMQPRLTNRVASGVERELEQAQERIADLEMRVEQIYQKYPELRDNPSSNPTLLDYQQQITQLRSRVYSLSQQFVNEVMDAGGVDPRSEGLSMNYLASLKRKIADERIAISGQQAKVRGLEQRLKEYDVRIKTIPLQSMELAKLQRQQQAAEELYNILSQKLGQIRIAEQSERGFAQIIRHAVTPEAPVKPKKAVNLAMGLMLGLMLGVGAAVARRKLDTRVYTPDDLNISDLNMIGVVPDMRQLIKKEFGKRAKIDFEGREISTGLVALIAPISPIAEAYRRLYIKLQFSRDDMGIQNLMITSPKAGAGKSTTSLNLAFTTAQAGKRTLVVDADLRRPSLHDKLGLPEGPSLLELLSEDESRWDSERFFTGFENLYVITGIPVSQPAELLGSRKMIDLVERFRSEFDIIIFDTPPVLGAVDPVLLSRQCDGVIVVASADGTDMDSLKQSIDELRSVGANVLGTVLNRFDPSSMYGYRNTYGYSYGSNSYVAS; this is encoded by the coding sequence ATGGACAACAACTCGTTCCCGGTAAGTCGCGGTTATTACCAGAATCTTCCCGCGCCCCAGATGGGCCCGCCCGATCCCCGCTTCATGGGCCCCATGTACGGTCGCAAGGAGACCGATGCAAAAACGGCTATCCATGAGGCGCTGGAGATCCTGCGCCTCGGCAAGTGGTACATCATCGGTATCGGCGCCCTGGTGTTCACGGCCGTGGCCATCTTCACCTTCACCACGAAACCGGTGTACGAAGCCAGCACGCTGCTGCTGGTGGACATCAAGGCGTCGGAGAACGAACAGAAGCTGGCGCTCGACTTCGTCAAGGGCACCCAGATCAACGACGCGAAGCTCGCCAACCAGACGCTGATCCTCCAGCAGTCCACGGAGATCGCGAAGCGCACCGCGGACCGCCTCGTCGAAATGCGCACGCTGCCCGTGACGGGCGCGCCGCTGGCCATCCTCGAGGAGAGCACCTCGATTTCCAACCTGGCCCAGTTGCTGCAGGACGAGTACCTCGCCATCAAGCCGGCGAACAGCGACAACAGCGCCGACGCCCTCGTCATCAGCGCGACCAGCAGTTCCGCGGAAGAGGCGGCGCTCATCGCGAACGTCTACGCCGAGGAATACGTCCACCAGACGGAAGACATGAGCAAGGAGCGGCTCACGCAACAGCGGATCTTCCTCGAACAGCAGTTCGCCGAGAAAAAGGTCGAACTCGACGAACTCGAGTCGCGCCTCGCCAACTACATGAACCGGGAGGGCGCCACCGCGCTCGACGATCAGGCCCGCTACACCGTGGCCCAGCTGGCGCAGATGCAGGCCATGCTGGACGACGCCCGCATCGAGCAGAGCATGCACGAGTCGACGCTCCTGACGCTCGAACAGGAATTGATGGATATGCAGCCCCGCCTCACGAACCGCGTCGCCTCCGGCGTCGAGCGCGAACTGGAGCAGGCCCAGGAGCGCATCGCGGATCTCGAAATGCGCGTCGAGCAGATCTATCAGAAATACCCGGAACTGCGCGACAACCCGTCGAGCAACCCGACGCTGCTCGACTACCAGCAGCAGATCACGCAGCTTCGCTCGCGCGTGTACAGCCTCTCGCAGCAGTTCGTGAACGAGGTGATGGACGCCGGCGGCGTCGATCCCCGCTCCGAAGGGCTCAGCATGAATTACCTCGCCAGCCTGAAGCGCAAGATCGCCGACGAGCGCATCGCCATCAGCGGCCAGCAGGCGAAGGTGCGCGGTCTGGAACAGCGGCTCAAGGAATATGACGTCCGCATCAAGACGATCCCGCTCCAGTCGATGGAACTCGCCAAGCTCCAGCGCCAGCAGCAGGCCGCCGAGGAGCTGTACAACATTCTCTCGCAGAAACTCGGACAGATCCGCATCGCGGAGCAGTCGGAGCGCGGCTTCGCGCAGATCATCCGCCACGCCGTGACGCCCGAGGCGCCGGTGAAGCCCAAGAAGGCCGTCAACCTCGCCATGGGCCTCATGCTCGGCCTGATGCTGGGCGTGGGCGCGGCCGTCGCCCGCCGCAAGCTCGACACCCGCGTCTATACGCCGGACGACCTGAACATCAGCGACCTGAACATGATCGGCGTCGTGCCGGACATGCGCCAGCTGATCAAGAAGGAGTTCGGCAAGCGCGCCAAGATCGATTTCGAAGGCCGCGAGATCAGCACCGGCCTCGTCGCCCTCATCGCGCCGATCTCCCCCATCGCGGAAGCGTATCGCCGGCTCTATATCAAGCTGCAGTTCAGCCGGGACGACATGGGGATTCAGAACCTCATGATCACGAGCCCGAAAGCCGGCGCCGGGAAGAGCACGACGTCGCTCAACCTCGCCTTCACGACGGCCCAGGCCGGCAAGCGCACGCTCGTCGTCGACGCCGACCTCCGCCGGCCGTCGCTGCACGACAAACTCGGCCTGCCGGAAGGCCCCAGCCTGCTCGAACTGCTTTCGGAAGACGAGAGCCGCTGGGATTCCGAGCGCTTCTTCACCGGGTTCGAGAACCTCTACGTGATCACCGGCATCCCCGTCTCCCAGCCGGCCGAACTGCTGGGATCCCGGAAGATGATCGATCTCGTGGAGCGATTCCGGAGCGAATTCGATATTATTATCTTCGACACGCCGCCCGTCCTGGGCGCGGTCGACCCCGTGCTGCTCTCTCGTCAGTGTGACGGCGTCATCGTCGTCGCTTCGGCCGACGGGACCGACATGGACTCGCTCAAGCAGTCCATCGACGAGCTGCGCAGCGTGGGCGCCAATGTCCTTGGCACGGTATTGAACCGATTTGACCCGAGCAGCATGTACGGCTATCGAAACACGTACGGATATAGTTACGGTTCGAACAGTTACGTAGCGAGCTAG
- a CDS encoding GDP-L-fucose synthase gives MVSKHDRIFVAGHRGLVGSAIVRRLTAGGYEHIVTRTRQELDLLSQADVAAFFAAERPHVVMLAAAKVGGILANNSFPADFISDNLVIEANIIRAAFAAGVKRLIFLGSSCIYPKLAPQPLKEEYLLTGPLEPTNEWYAIAKIAGIKLCQAYRKQHGCDYFSMMPTNLYGPRDNFDLKSSHVLPALIRKFHEARGADGTPDAPVTLWGTGTPLREFLYVDDLADATVYAMEQPAEAIYRVAPDGILNVGVGHDLSIRELAELVREVVGSASPIEYDATKPDGTPRKLMDVSRMTTLGWTARTSLKEGIRLSYEWFQDHYLAV, from the coding sequence ATGGTCTCGAAACACGATCGGATCTTTGTGGCCGGCCATCGCGGTCTCGTGGGCTCGGCCATCGTACGCCGGCTGACGGCCGGCGGATATGAGCACATCGTCACCCGCACGCGCCAGGAACTCGACCTGTTGTCCCAGGCGGACGTAGCGGCATTTTTTGCCGCCGAGCGCCCGCACGTCGTCATGCTGGCCGCCGCCAAGGTGGGCGGCATCCTGGCCAACAACTCGTTTCCGGCGGACTTCATCAGCGACAACCTGGTCATTGAAGCCAACATCATCCGCGCGGCCTTCGCCGCCGGCGTCAAGCGGCTCATTTTCCTCGGCAGCTCCTGCATCTATCCCAAGCTGGCACCGCAGCCGCTGAAGGAAGAGTACCTGCTTACCGGTCCGCTCGAACCGACCAACGAATGGTACGCCATCGCCAAGATCGCCGGGATCAAACTGTGCCAGGCCTACCGCAAGCAACATGGCTGCGATTATTTCAGCATGATGCCCACCAACCTGTATGGGCCGCGCGACAACTTCGACCTCAAGTCCAGCCACGTCCTCCCCGCCCTGATCCGTAAATTCCACGAGGCGCGGGGCGCGGACGGCACGCCGGACGCCCCGGTCACGTTATGGGGCACCGGAACGCCGCTTCGGGAATTCCTGTATGTCGACGATCTCGCCGACGCGACGGTCTACGCGATGGAACAGCCGGCGGAAGCGATTTACCGGGTGGCGCCGGACGGCATTCTCAATGTCGGCGTCGGGCACGATCTTTCCATACGGGAACTGGCCGAGCTCGTGCGCGAGGTCGTGGGCAGCGCGAGCCCGATCGAGTACGACGCCACGAAGCCGGACGGAACGCCCCGGAAACTGATGGACGTTTCGCGCATGACGACCCTCGGCTGGACGGCCAGGACATCCCTCAAAGAGGGCATTCGCCTCTCGTACGAGTGGTTCCAGGATCATTATCTCGCCGTATGA
- a CDS encoding alkaline phosphatase D family protein has product MRTVVVDDFAREDALGLGDGWESVNPGYWRIENQRMRRRLENMGDRRPTDSFPWHWRNRGDQHMPIDYDVSLPYGMIWRRDWWLRGNYSIQLDFTIHAVPAYREGTPNRQDRPGYALFGLCFGSECLNESWTGSQEGDSFIDRLLPGSAGDSAAWMAIWTDDGRFGVYPHTADTLKPVDSRAEIRTRPPREGDTGSILLFVDGTDPRYASIEAMLFYDDTWHSVTVPNANREAYTEGFFGVVGRGMLDMSFSQLMLAPRDNEMLETPLNELHVAYALLDSLREEDGIWRCTFMALFRNEGGVAQLRIADTETPAAGWESIPLAAEAPVITNAYRRNTAVLEAILPFDPSSRTLYYTVWKNGIDYTADPRIGTASVGAGTGFIGTVPSSGLYTGRLPRLEAPYKLCGLSCHSIHANGPNLPRAEKYQAWYVHDQPTPEGYQHLEAYDFQIMLWEDDVWYLELMFPPPSADDAYKVITTTLAGPTTRWQMMRHWNVVNPGDHDYGMDDVKGPEQRLVRQEDDLGQDAAYMRRNFQMVRHLMSGDENPDPTANPRNWRRWRSPAGDFSLYIMDARLWRTSQDTRIWDDNGWGHKPHLYDRTDPTRTLLGEEQFAWLQQNVRTDASPLICVTGINGLHTIWSGVERDDDTRLMFNQDDRVTADYAGWVAAGSDRVLELFGSRDGIVTVYGDVHNGCIMKNTHQGVAECCFGPIGRNSGRTPKENFGRQMTDYDGRPLEVSALYHEDYHSPDLDEASGPFYWNFLEMAFDPRPADPVARLAIRNLVDAPDDTPRGGGSLTLPGSAMGRPRTSRLPDLVTLPLADVQLARLTGEPVRAFRSDAAGRLRGATLIDIPPDTALVMTAHSSSNAEARIIQSLPL; this is encoded by the coding sequence GTGCGCACGGTCGTTGTGGACGATTTCGCCCGAGAGGATGCCCTCGGCCTCGGCGACGGGTGGGAATCGGTCAACCCCGGGTACTGGCGGATAGAAAACCAGCGGATGCGCCGGCGCCTCGAAAACATGGGCGACCGCCGGCCAACCGACTCGTTTCCCTGGCACTGGCGCAATCGCGGCGATCAGCACATGCCGATCGACTACGATGTGTCGCTGCCGTACGGCATGATCTGGCGGCGCGACTGGTGGCTGCGGGGCAACTACAGCATTCAGCTCGACTTTACGATCCACGCCGTGCCGGCCTACCGGGAAGGCACCCCGAACCGGCAGGACCGCCCCGGCTACGCCCTCTTCGGCCTCTGCTTCGGCTCCGAGTGCCTCAACGAGAGCTGGACCGGCAGCCAGGAAGGCGATTCGTTTATCGATCGGCTGCTTCCGGGCAGCGCCGGCGACTCCGCCGCGTGGATGGCGATCTGGACGGACGACGGCCGGTTCGGGGTGTATCCGCACACCGCCGATACGCTGAAGCCGGTGGACAGCCGGGCCGAAATCCGGACGCGTCCACCCCGGGAAGGCGACACCGGCTCCATCCTCCTCTTCGTCGACGGTACGGATCCCCGGTACGCCTCGATCGAAGCCATGTTGTTCTACGACGACACGTGGCATTCCGTCACCGTGCCGAATGCGAACCGCGAAGCCTACACGGAAGGCTTTTTCGGCGTCGTCGGGCGCGGCATGCTCGACATGTCCTTCAGTCAGCTCATGCTGGCGCCGCGCGACAACGAGATGCTGGAGACTCCGCTCAACGAGCTCCATGTGGCCTATGCCCTGCTCGATTCCCTGCGGGAGGAAGACGGTATATGGCGCTGCACGTTCATGGCGCTTTTCCGGAACGAGGGCGGCGTGGCCCAGTTGCGGATCGCGGACACGGAGACGCCGGCGGCCGGCTGGGAATCGATCCCGCTCGCGGCCGAGGCGCCCGTGATCACGAACGCCTACCGCCGCAACACGGCGGTACTCGAGGCCATCCTGCCCTTCGACCCGTCCTCCAGAACCCTGTACTACACGGTCTGGAAAAACGGCATCGATTACACCGCCGACCCGCGCATCGGGACGGCCAGCGTGGGCGCCGGCACAGGTTTTATCGGGACCGTGCCTTCCAGCGGCCTCTATACGGGCCGCTTACCGCGCCTGGAGGCGCCCTACAAGCTCTGCGGACTGAGCTGCCACTCCATCCACGCCAACGGCCCCAACCTGCCCCGCGCCGAAAAGTACCAGGCGTGGTACGTGCACGACCAGCCGACGCCCGAGGGGTACCAGCATCTCGAAGCCTACGACTTCCAGATCATGCTCTGGGAAGACGACGTGTGGTACCTCGAACTGATGTTTCCGCCGCCCAGCGCCGACGACGCCTACAAGGTGATCACCACCACCCTCGCCGGCCCGACTACGCGCTGGCAGATGATGCGGCACTGGAACGTGGTCAACCCCGGCGATCACGACTACGGGATGGACGACGTGAAGGGCCCCGAGCAACGGCTCGTCCGCCAGGAAGACGACCTCGGGCAGGATGCCGCCTACATGCGCCGCAACTTCCAGATGGTGCGCCACCTGATGAGCGGCGATGAAAACCCGGATCCGACCGCCAACCCGCGCAACTGGCGCCGATGGCGTTCGCCGGCCGGCGATTTTTCGCTCTACATCATGGACGCCCGCCTCTGGCGCACCTCGCAGGACACGCGGATCTGGGACGACAACGGCTGGGGGCACAAACCGCATCTGTACGACCGTACCGATCCCACGCGGACGCTCCTCGGCGAAGAACAGTTCGCCTGGCTGCAGCAGAACGTGCGGACCGACGCGTCGCCGCTCATTTGCGTGACCGGGATCAACGGCCTCCACACCATCTGGTCGGGCGTGGAGCGCGACGACGACACGCGGCTGATGTTCAACCAGGACGATCGCGTCACCGCCGATTACGCCGGCTGGGTGGCCGCCGGCTCCGATCGCGTGCTCGAGCTCTTCGGCAGCCGCGACGGCATCGTCACCGTCTACGGCGACGTCCACAACGGCTGCATCATGAAGAACACCCATCAGGGGGTGGCAGAGTGCTGCTTCGGACCCATCGGGCGCAATTCGGGGCGGACGCCGAAGGAAAACTTCGGCCGGCAGATGACCGACTACGACGGCCGCCCGCTGGAAGTCAGCGCGCTGTACCACGAGGACTACCATTCGCCCGACCTCGACGAGGCCAGCGGCCCGTTTTACTGGAATTTCCTGGAGATGGCTTTCGACCCGCGGCCGGCCGACCCCGTGGCCCGGCTGGCCATCCGCAACCTGGTGGACGCGCCCGACGACACGCCGCGCGGCGGAGGGTCGCTCACGCTGCCCGGCTCGGCCATGGGACGGCCGCGCACCAGCCGGCTGCCCGACCTCGTCACGCTTCCCCTGGCCGACGTCCAGCTGGCCCGTCTGACCGGCGAGCCCGTCCGCGCCTTCCGCTCCGATGCGGCCGGCCGGCTGCGGGGCGCCACCCTGATCGATATCCCACCCGACACCGCACTGGTCATGACGGCCCACAGTTCATCCAATGCGGAGGCCAGAATCATCCAAAGCTTGCCGCTTTAG
- the gmd gene encoding GDP-mannose 4,6-dehydratase, translated as MKKPCALITGITGQDGAYLAELLLKKGYEVHGIKRRASSFNTQRIDHLYVDPHVDSARFFLHYGDLTDSTNLIRIVQEVQPTEIYNLAAQSHVQVSFETPEYTANVDAVGTLRLLEAIRILGLQDTTRFYQASTSELYGKVQAVPQSETTPFYPRSPYAAAKLYAYWITVNYREAYNMFACNGILFNHESPLRGETFVTRKITRAAARIHLGLQKQLYLGNLDAKRDWGHARDYVEGMWRMLQQDQPDDYVLATGKTTTVRDFCTAAFASVGITVAWKGSDEDEKGYRTDNGEVVVEVDPRYYRPTEVDLLLGDPAKARAVLGWEATCTLDEMVRDMVDSDLEAARDELTLRERHVA; from the coding sequence ATGAAAAAACCCTGTGCACTGATCACCGGCATCACCGGTCAGGATGGCGCCTATCTGGCCGAGCTGCTCCTCAAAAAAGGCTATGAAGTCCACGGCATCAAGCGCCGCGCGAGTTCCTTCAACACCCAGCGTATCGATCACCTCTATGTCGACCCGCACGTCGACAGTGCGCGCTTTTTTCTCCACTACGGCGATCTGACGGACTCGACGAACCTGATCCGTATCGTCCAGGAGGTGCAGCCCACTGAGATTTACAACCTGGCCGCCCAGAGCCACGTCCAGGTAAGCTTCGAGACGCCGGAATATACCGCCAACGTCGACGCCGTCGGGACGCTGCGCCTCCTCGAGGCCATCCGCATCCTCGGACTGCAGGACACGACGCGGTTCTACCAGGCGTCGACGAGCGAGCTGTACGGCAAGGTCCAGGCCGTTCCGCAGAGCGAGACCACCCCGTTTTATCCGCGCAGCCCGTATGCCGCCGCGAAGCTGTACGCCTACTGGATCACGGTGAACTATCGCGAGGCGTACAACATGTTCGCCTGCAACGGCATCCTCTTCAACCACGAGAGCCCGCTTCGCGGCGAGACCTTCGTCACGCGCAAGATCACCCGGGCGGCGGCGCGTATCCACCTGGGTCTGCAGAAGCAGCTTTATCTCGGCAACCTCGACGCCAAGCGCGACTGGGGCCATGCCCGCGACTACGTCGAAGGGATGTGGCGCATGCTGCAGCAGGATCAGCCGGACGATTACGTGCTGGCCACCGGAAAAACCACCACCGTCCGCGACTTCTGCACGGCCGCGTTTGCGTCCGTCGGCATCACCGTCGCCTGGAAGGGTTCGGACGAGGATGAAAAAGGCTACCGGACCGACAACGGCGAAGTCGTGGTCGAGGTAGATCCGCGTTATTACCGTCCGACGGAAGTCGACCTCCTGCTCGGCGACCCGGCCAAGGCCAGGGCCGTTCTCGGCTGGGAAGCCACCTGCACGCTCGACGAGATGGTGCGCGACATGGTCGACTCGGACCTGGAAGCGGCTCGTGATGAACTCACCTTGCGTGAACGTCACGTCGCCTGA